The genomic window GGCCCGGGAAGAGCGCGACCCACCACACGCCGAGGATCATCTGCTGCGCGCCGTTGCTCACCATGAGCCCCCATTCGGGCGTGGGCATCCGCACGCCCGCGCCGACGAAGGACAGGCCGGCCGTCAGCAGGATCGCCATCCCGATGCTGATGGAGATCTGCACGATGGCCGGGGTCAGTGCGTTCGGCAGGATGTGCTGGAACATGATGGCGCCGTCGGTCGCGCCGCTGCAGCGCGCCGCGGCGATGAAGGGCCGGTCGCGCAGCGACAGAACCTCGGCACGGATCAGGCGCGCGAACACCGGCGTGAAGAGCACGGCCAGCACGATGGCGACGTTCCATATCTCCTGGCCCATGACCGAGACCAGCACCATGCCCAGCACGAAGACGGGAAAGGACTGGACGAAGTCGAAGATGCGCATCGCGAAGGAACTCGCCCAGCCCTTGTAGTAGCCGATGGCCAGCCCGATCGGCACCCCAATGACGAAGGCGATGGCCACCGCGGTCACGCTGATGAGCAGGTTGATGCGCGTCGCGAAGATCACGCGGGAGAAGATGTCCATGCCGGACACGTCGGTGCCGAACAGGTGCGCGAAGGACGGCGACTTCAGGGCATTGATCGGGTCCGCGTCGACCGGGGAATACGGCGCGATCCAGGGGGCGAACACGATAGCGAGGAACTGCATGGCCAGCAGCGAGAGTCCGATGGCCAGGGTCAGCTTCGCGCCACGCCGATGGGCGGCAGCCATGATCTTCATACTTCGATCCTCGGGTCGGCGATGCCGTAGAGAACGTCCACCACGGTGTAGACGATCAGGATGAATGCGGCGGCGACGAGCACGAAGCCCTGGAGCGCCGGGTAGTCGCTGTTCATGACCGCGGAGACGGCGTACTGCCCGAGACCGCCCCACGCGAAGATGGTCTCGACCAGCACGGCGGCGCCGAGCAGGAAGCCGAACAGGAAACCGACCATCGTGATGATCGGCGGCAGGCTGTTGCGCAGTGCGCTCTTGATGAGCTGGCGCTCCGACAGGCCGCTCGCGCGCGCATGGCGGATGTATTCGCTGCGGTAGTTGTCGGCGAAGACGATCTGGGTCATCTTCATCAGCGCTCCGGCATTCACGATCGCGAGGGTGAGCACCGGCAGGCACAGGCGCCCCACGGCCGACGCGAAGGCCGCCGTGTCGCCGGCCAGCAGGGTGTCGATCGTCAGGAAGCCGGTGACCGCGGGCGGCGCCGACATGATGGCGTCGATGCGTCCGAACGGCGCGGGCGCGATGCCGGCGACATAGAACAGAAAGTAGATCAGCAGCAGGCCGACCCAGAAGTCCGGCACGGCGCCCGCGGCCAGGCCATAGACCTTGCTGAAGCGGCTCACGAATCCGCGGGGCTTGACGACCGAGACGACCGCCAGCGACAGGCTGACGACGATGGTCAGCAGCATGGCGTAGGTGATCAGCTCCAGGGTGGCGGGCACGCGATCGAGCAGGTCCACCGCCACGGGATTGGCGGTGAACATGGACGTGCCCAGGTCGCCGTGCACCACGGTGGAGAGATAGCTCGTGAACTGCGACCACAGGCTGCCGTTCAGGCCCAGCCTCTCGCGCAGGTTGGCGATCTGCTCGGGCGTGGCCATGTTGCCGAGCATGAGCAGGGCCGGGTCGCCCGGCAGCAGCCGGATGAGCAGGAAGGTGGCCAGCAGCACGCCGAACATCTGCGGAATCAGAATGCTCAGCCTGGCCAGGACGATTCGAAGCGGTCGCGGTAGCGATCGCAGCGACGTGCGTAGCGTCATGTCTTTCCTTGTTGGATGGCTCGCGTGTGCCAGGGCGTCCGCGCGAGCCGCGGATCGCCCGGCACGGCGGGGTTCACTTCTTCGAGAAGTCGGACCAGTTGTTGCTGTTCGGCGTGTACCAGCTGTAGCCCGTCACGCTGGCCCGCGTGGCGAGCTGGTAGCCCGGGTTCATGAGGAACACCCACGGCGC from Variovorax paradoxus includes these protein-coding regions:
- a CDS encoding ABC transporter permease — protein: MAAAHRRGAKLTLAIGLSLLAMQFLAIVFAPWIAPYSPVDADPINALKSPSFAHLFGTDVSGMDIFSRVIFATRINLLISVTAVAIAFVIGVPIGLAIGYYKGWASSFAMRIFDFVQSFPVFVLGMVLVSVMGQEIWNVAIVLAVLFTPVFARLIRAEVLSLRDRPFIAAARCSGATDGAIMFQHILPNALTPAIVQISISIGMAILLTAGLSFVGAGVRMPTPEWGLMVSNGAQQMILGVWWVALFPGLAIVFSVLTFALLGDAAKQMFDPQTRSAP
- a CDS encoding ABC transporter permease produces the protein MTLRTSLRSLPRPLRIVLARLSILIPQMFGVLLATFLLIRLLPGDPALLMLGNMATPEQIANLRERLGLNGSLWSQFTSYLSTVVHGDLGTSMFTANPVAVDLLDRVPATLELITYAMLLTIVVSLSLAVVSVVKPRGFVSRFSKVYGLAAGAVPDFWVGLLLIYFLFYVAGIAPAPFGRIDAIMSAPPAVTGFLTIDTLLAGDTAAFASAVGRLCLPVLTLAIVNAGALMKMTQIVFADNYRSEYIRHARASGLSERQLIKSALRNSLPPIITMVGFLFGFLLGAAVLVETIFAWGGLGQYAVSAVMNSDYPALQGFVLVAAAFILIVYTVVDVLYGIADPRIEV